A genomic window from Populus alba chromosome 19, ASM523922v2, whole genome shotgun sequence includes:
- the LOC118034637 gene encoding methylesterase 17 produces the protein MGEEVTKMGENGPLSAKPQQPTHFVLVHGISGGSWCWYKIRCLMENSGYRVSCIDLKGSGIDPADADSVHSFDDYNKPLMDFMSSLPDNEKVILVGHSAGGLSVTQATHKFAKKIRLAVYLAATMLKLGFWTDQDIQDGVPDLSSFGDVYELGFGLGPDQPPTSAIVKKEFQRKISYQLSPQEDSTLAAMLLRPGPILAISSARFKEENDDIDKVMRVYIKTTHDHVVKPHQQEAMIKRWPPSEVYALDSDHSPLFSTPFLLFGLLIKAAASVGCH, from the exons ATGGGAGAGGAAGTAACTAAGATGGGAGAAAATGGCCCCTTATCAGCAAAGCCGCAGCAACCTACACACTTTGTCCTGGTGCATGGAATAAGTGGAGGGAGTTGGTGCTGGTACAAAATCCGGTGTCTCATGGAGAATTCAGGCTATAGGGTCTCCTGTATTGATCTCAAAGGCTCTGGCATCGATCCGGCCGACGCCGATTCTGTTCATTCCTTTGATGATTATAACAAACCTCTAATGGACTTCATGTCTTCCTTGCCTGATAATGAGAAG GTGATACTGGTAGGTCATAGTGCCGGAGGGCTAAGTGTAACACAGGCAACTCACAAGTTTGCAAAGAAGATCCGGTTAGCCGTGTACTTGGCTGCCACCATGCTCAAGCTTGGATTCTGGACAGATCAAGATATACAAGAT GGAGTACCTGATCTATCCTCGTTTGGGGACGTGTATGAGCTAGGATTTGGGTTGGGACCTGACCAACCTCCAACCAGTGCCATTGTCAAGAAAGAATTTCAACGCAAAATCAGCTACCAACTGAGCCCTCAAGAG GATTCAACCTTGGCTGCCATGCTTTTGCGACCAGGACCAATCCTAGCAATAAGTTCTGCAAGATTTAAGGAGGAAAACGATGATATCGACAAGGTGATGCGAGTATACATTAAGACCACGCACGATCATGTTGTCAAACCTCACCAACAAGAAGCAATGATAAAAAGGTGGCCACCATCTGAGGTTTATGCACTGGATAGCGACCACAGCCCGCTCTTCTCCACCCCATTTCTGCTCTTCGGTTTGCTTATCAAGGCAGCAGCTTCTGTTGGATGTCACTAA